Proteins from one Primulina huaijiensis isolate GDHJ02 chromosome 18, ASM1229523v2, whole genome shotgun sequence genomic window:
- the LOC140965282 gene encoding probable ADP-ribosylation factor GTPase-activating protein AGD15 produces the protein MNEKASVSKELNGKHAKILEGLLRLPDNRQCADCLSKAPRWASVNLGVFICMQCSGIHRSLGVHISKVRSTTLDTWLPEQVVLMQMIGNEKSNNYWEAELPPNFERTPIDNFIHAKYVDKKWASKTAMPPSEVVGAEQSCEKSVGPSFSGIPKKARKYSLGDEAFTNHMAQVPPTTRTRGASLDLISDDIPIPPVIASEPTADVAQDLFSLLYVMESKQDRTVVPPSRWATFE, from the exons ATGAATGAAAAGGCGTCTGTTTCCAAGGAGCTTAATGGCAAGCATGCAAAG ATCTTGGAAGGTCTTCTCAGGCTGCCAGACAACAGGCAATGTGCAGACTGCCTGAGCAA GGCTCCACGATGGGCAAGTGTCAACCTGGGAGTATTTATATGCATGCAGTGCTCGGGCATTCATCGAAGTTTAGGAGTACACATCTCAAAG GTCAGGTCTACAACTTTGGATACATGGCTTCCAGAGCAGGTTGTTTTAATGCAAA TGATAGGAAATGAGAAGTCCAATAATTATTGGGAAGCAGAACTACCTCCAAACTTTGAGAGAACTCCAATTGATAACTTTATTCATGCCAA GTATGTGGACAAAAAATGGGCTTCAAAGACAGCCATGCCACCATCAGAAGTGGTCGGTGCTGAACAGAGTTGTGAAAAATCTGTAGGTCCCAGCTTCTCAGGAATTCCAAAGAAAGCCAGAAAATACTCTTTGGGAGATGAAGCTTTCACCAACCACATGGCACAAGTTCCTCCGACAACACGAACTCGAGGG GCTTCTTTAGATTTGATATCTGATGACATACCAATTCCACCAGTGATTGCTTCCGAACCCACTGCTGATGTTGCACAAGATCTCTTCAGCCTGCTCTATGTTATGGAATCAAAACAAGATCGAACTGTTGTACCTCCATCACGTTGGGCAACTTTTGAGT GA